In Pseudosulfitobacter pseudonitzschiae, the sequence CGATGATCACGCCGTAATCAGCAGCTTGCAGCATTTCGACGTCGTTCGGCGCGTCACCCAAGGCCACTGTAAACTGCGGGCGGCAGGTTGCGATGATCTCGGCCATGCGGTCGGCTTTGGTCTGGCCAAAGGACAGCGTCAGAAAACGGCCACCTTCGCGCGCAGTAATGCCATGCTGACTTAGAGCGTTCAGAAAGGCCGCGCGCTTGCTGTCAGAGCCGTGCCAAAGGCCGGGTTCGGAAAAGCTGCGCATTTTGGCGTTTTGGGCATCGGCTATGGTCAGGCCGGTGATTTTGGCAACCTGTTCAACGGTCAAATCACCAAAACCCTCAAACGGCGCGCGCTGGACTTTGGGCAACTGCGCCAAGGCATCGCGCAGCCGCAGGTAATCGTTGTCTGGCGGGGTTTCGCTGGCGTGGGCTTTCAGCAAGCCTGCACCGTTTTCAACGATGGCAGGCCAGTCGTCCAAGCCCATTTGCGCGCGCAATGCGATGATTTCGGGCGCTGTTTTGCTGCTGGCCAGCACCACACCTGCGCCAAGGCTGCGCAGACGCGATAACGCAGGGCGGGCAGCATCCCACTGGTACGTATCATGCGATATCAACGTGCCGTCGAGATCGCTAAAGAGGAGAAGTGGAAGCGGTTGCGGCATTTGTGGCCAGTGTGCTGGTTGCAGATCAGGCCTGCAAGGTGTCAGAGCGCCAATGCCCGTTTTTTGGGCAGTCAGGTGAACTTGCGGAACAGCTTGGTCTGGTCGAACATCGCTTCCAGTTCTTCCATGCGACCCTTGGTGCTGTCCCAGCGCAAGTTTTGCACGGCTGAAATCATTGTTTCGGTCAGCAGCAGCGTGGTCGCGGCAGAATCCCATGCCGAGGGCACCACGATGCGGCTGCTAAAGCTGATGTTAGCCAGTTGATGCACCGGTGATCGCCATTGATCGGTGAACAGGATGATTTTGGCGCCCTGCGCATGGGCCATCTCGGCCAGCTTTAGCGTGTTGTTTTCGTACCGCCGCACGTCGAAAATCACGAAGACATCACCAGCTTGAACGTCCAGCAGGTAATGCGGCCAAGCGTTCGATGTAGATTGCACATGGGTGATGTTGGGGCGGATCACCTGCATGTGCAGGAACAGGTATTCTGCCAGCGTGTGCGTTACCCGCCCGCCCACGATATAAAGGTGATGCGCCGGGTCACCGACCAAACCACAGGCCGCGTCAAAGGCGTGCGGGTCGATCTGGCCCAGCGTATGGCGAATGTTGTCAATCACCGCATCCGTAAAGGTGTTCAGAATATGCCCCGACGGCGCACTGTCGGCCCAAGTGTCGTGTTTGGCGATCGGCCCTTTGACCTTGGCCCGCAATTCCTCGCGCAGTTCAGCCTGAAATTCGGCATAGCCCTTGAACCCCAGCTTTTGCACCATGCGCGCGACGGTGGGGCCGGACACATTGGCGTCAAGCGCCAGTTCGGTTAGCGGCCCCAGCCCCGAAATCGGATAGTTTTCCAGTATCGAATGGGCCAACTGACGCTCGGCGCGGGTCAGATCGTCCAGTTTTTGCTGGATTCGGTCGGAAATCGTAAGCGTATCTGATGACACGGGCGCCTCCTGTTTGATCGAAAAGTTTTCACACCCAATATGGCTGATGAATATTTTTCACAATTCTGTTGACAGATGACCGCAGTGGCAAGCACTTTGTGGCGGCAGGGGGGTGTTATGCCAGACGCAAACGGAACACAGATGACGGTTGTACAGACCATCAATGCCACAGGGGCGTCGCCCGTTGTGCTGGTCTGTGAACATGCGTCTTGCTTCATTCCTGACGCACTGAACGGGCTGGGTCTGTCGGATGCAGCCAAGGTCAGCCATGCCGCTTGGGATCCTGGTGCGCTGGGGGTGGCCACCCAAATGGCCAAGCGGCTGGATGCCGTGCTGGTGGCCAGTTGCGTGTCGCGGCTGGTCTATGATTGCAACCGTCCGCCCGACGCGCCGGGGGCGATGCCTGCCAAAAGCGAAGTATTCGACGTGCCGGGTAATGCGAACCTGAGCCGCGATGACCGCGCCACCCGTGCGGCGACGTATTACACCCCGTTCCGCACTCTTCTGGCGCAGGCGGTCGCGGCCAAGCCGGCGCCGGTGCTGGTCACGATCCACAGCTTTACACCTGTCTACAACGGCGCACCCCGCGCGGTCGAAATCGGCGTTTTGCATGACTTCGATGCGCGTCTGGCCGACGCGATGCTGGACACCGCCAAGGCCCACACGGACGCCGAGGTGCAACGCAATGCACCCTACGGCCCCGTCGATGGGGTCACACATACCTTGCAGGTTCATGGCACAGCGCACGGCCATCCCAATGTGATGATCGAAGTGCGCAACGACTTGATCCGGACCGAAGAACAGCAGATGCAGATGGGTGACATGCTGGCCGGATGGCTGGGCGTCGCCTGCGCGAAAGTTGCTGCGGAGGGTGTCGCATGCAGAGCTTAGTGCGCAGGTTTATCCACGGGGTTGATGCGGTCAATCACCGGATGGGCCGTGTCGTGATGTACGGAATTTTTGTGCTAATGGCGATCTTGCTGTGGTCGTCGATCAGCAAGACGTTCTTTCTGCCGTCGCTGTGGACACTGGAAATGGCCCAGTTCGTCATGGTCGGGTACTACATTCTGGGCGGACCCTATTCGATGCAGATGGGCGATCATGTGCGCATGGACCTGCTCTATGGTGGTTGGTCGGATCGCAAAAAGGCGTGGGTCGATTTGTTCACCGTGCTGTTGCTGGTCTTTTACCTTGGCGTGATGCTGTACGGCGCGATCAGCTCTACCGCCTATTCGCTGGGCTACTGGAAAACCGAGCCGCTGTCCTATCTTTTGGGCGTGGTCACCGGATCGGAAGAGATCGGGCGGCTTGAGCAGTCATCGTCCGCATGGCGTCCTTATATGTGGCCCGTCAAAGTAGTGATGGTCGTGGGTCTTTTCCTGATGCTTTTGCAATGCTTGTCCGAGTTCTGCAAAGATGTGCTGCGGCTGAGGGGCCATAAGATCTGATGTCATATGAATTGATCGCCACCCTGATGTTCTCGACGATGATGCTGATGTTGATGACCGGCCAGCGTGTGTTTGGTGCCATCGGTTTCGTCGCCGTCGTCGCGGCCCTGCTGCTGTGGGGCGACAAGGGCGGTTTTGACATCGGTTTTTCCGCCGCGATGAAGCTGATGAAATGGTATCCGCTGCTGACGCTGCCGATGTTCATCTTCATGGGGTACGTGCTGTCTGAGTCCAAGATAGCTGATGATCTGTACAAGATGTTCCACGTCTGGATGGGCGGGTTGCGTGGTGGCTTGGCAATCGGAACAATCGGTCTGATGGTGCTGATCTCTGCGATGAACGGGCTGAGCGTGGCGGGCATGGCCATCGGTGCCACCATTGCGCTGCCCGAATTGTTAAAGCGGGGATACGACAAACGCATGGTCACGGGGGTGGTGCAGGCGGGGTCGTCGCTTGGCATTCTGGTGCCGCCATCTGTGGTGTTGGTTCTGTATGCGATGATCGCGCGGCAGCCTGTGGGTCAGTTGTGGCTGGCGGGCGTGGTGCCGGGGCTGATGATGGCGGCGATGTTCATCGCCTATATTGCCATCCGCTGCCGATTGAACCCCGCACTTGGCCCCGTGCTCAGCGCCGAGGAGCGCGACATGCCGCGCCACGAAAAGCTGCGGTTGCTGCGTGCGGGCCTGCTGCCGCTGGTGATCTTTGCGGTGATGATGTTTCCCTTTGTCAAAGGCTGGACCAGCTTGGTCGAAAGCTCGGCCATCGGCGCGCTTGCTGCTTTCGTGGCGGCGGTGCTCAAGGGTCGGATGACCCGCGAAGTCTTTGAAAATTCGGTGCGCAAGACGCTGGGCATCACCTGCATGTTCATGTGGATCATTCTTGCCGCACTTGCCTTTGGCGCGGTGTTCGACGGCTTGGGCGCGGTCAAGGCGATCGAGGATCTGTTCACCGAGCGGCTGAACCTCAGCCCGTGGATGATCCTGATCCTGATGCAGCTGAGCTTTATCATCATGGGCACGTTTCTGGACGACACCGCGATGCTGGTCATCGTCGCCCCGCTTTATGTGCCGCTGGTGGGCGCGCTGGGCTTTGATCTGATCTGGTATGGTATCCTTTATACGATCACCACGCAGATCGCCTATATGACGCCGCCCTTTGGCTATAACCTGTTTTTGATGCGCGCCATGGCCCCGCCAGAGATTACGCTGCGCGATATATACAGCTCTATCACGCCCTTCGTGGCTGTCATGGTTCTGGCGCTGGCCCTTGTCATGGTCTTCCCCGAACTGGCCACCTGGCTACCCAATTACGTCTACGAAAAATAACCAAGAACCGGCTAACCGGCTTAACCCCACAAGGAGAGAAAACATGACGACACGACGCAAGTTTATTCAGGGCGCAGCCGTTGCTGGCCCCGCTGCTTTGGCGACACCCGCGCTGGCGCAAAACACGATCACATGGCGGATGCAGACCTATGCAGGCCCGGCGCTGGCCGCCGAAGTGATCGACCCCGCGATCAAGATGTTCAACCAGATCGCGGGTGACCGCATGCAGATCGAACTGTTCTACGCCGACCAGTTGGTCCCTACGGGCGAACTGTTTCAGGCGATGCAGCGCGGCACCATCGACGCGGTGCAGTCGGATGACGACAGCATGGCTTCGCCCACCGAAGTCACCGTGTTCGGCGGCTACTTCCCCTTCGGTTCGCGCTATTCGTTGGATGTGCCGGTGCTGTTCAACCAGTACGGTTTGAACGAGATCTGGGATGAGGAATATTCCAAGGTCGGCGTCAAACATATCAGCGCCGGCGCGTGGGACCCTTGCCACTTCGCCACCAAGGACCCGATCAACAGCCTTGCCGATCTGGAAGGCAAACGCATCTTCACCTTCCCCACGGCGGGCCGTTTCCTGACACGCTTTGGCGTGGTGCCGGTGAATCTGCCGTGGGAAGACATCGAAGTGGCCGTGCAAACCGGCGAGTTGGACGGCATCGCATGGTCCGGCATCACCGAAGACTATACCGTCGGCTGGGCAGATGTGACCAACTACTTCCTGACCAACAACATTTCGGGCGCGTGGGCCGGATCGTTCTTTGCCAACATGGACCGTTGGAACGAACTGCCCGAGGACCTCAAAACGCTGTTCCGCGTGTGCTGTGACCAGTCGCACTACTACCGCCAATGGTGGTACTGGGGCGGCGAAGCCAACCTGCGCGTCAACGGCGACAAGCTGCAACTGACCACCATCCCCGACGAAGAATGGGACACTGTCGAGGCGGCGGCACAGGAGTTCTGGGAAGAGATCGCGGCGGAATCGGACGTTAAACGCCGTGTCGTCGACATCTTCAAGAAGTACAACGCCGACATGGTCAAAGCGGGCCGCCCCTACCGCTACGGCTGATCCATACGAAAACCAGATGTATGCGGGCGGCCCATCCGGGTCGCCCGTGTCACACCCTTAAACCACAGGATACCGACATGCCCGGCAACCTCAGCTTTGATGACCTGAAATCCCGCGTCACAGACGGCAGCATCGACACCGTGCTGACCTGCTTTGTCGACATGCAGGGCCGTTTGATGGGCAAGCGCTTTCATGCGGTCAACTTCGTGGAAACGTCGTTCAAAGAGACCCACTGCTGCAACTATCTGCTGGCCACCGATCTGGAAATGGCCACGCCCGATGGCTATGCCTCGACCAGTTGGGAAAAAGGCTATGGCGATTATGTCATGGCCCCGGATCTGTCGACACTGCGCACCGTGCCATGGTTGGAGGGCACTGCATTGGTGCTTTGCGACATGCTTGACCACCACACCCACGCCCCGGTGCCGCACGATCCACGCGCGATCCTGAAAAAGCAGGTGGCGCGGCTGCGCGACCTTGGCTTTGACGCGATGATGGCGACCGAGCTGGAATTCTTCCTGTTCGAGAAAAGCCTGGATGAAATTCGTGCCAGCGGCTTTCGCGATCTGACGCCGATCAGCGGCTATAATGAAGATTACCACATCTTCCAGACCACCAAGGAAGAGGGCGTGATGCGCCCGATCCGCAACCATCTGTTTGCCGCAGGTCTGCCCATCGAGAACTCCAAAGGCGAGGCCGAGGCAGGTCAGGA encodes:
- a CDS encoding HAD-IIB family hydrolase, which encodes MPQPLPLLLFSDLDGTLISHDTYQWDAARPALSRLRSLGAGVVLASSKTAPEIIALRAQMGLDDWPAIVENGAGLLKAHASETPPDNDYLRLRDALAQLPKVQRAPFEGFGDLTVEQVAKITGLTIADAQNAKMRSFSEPGLWHGSDSKRAAFLNALSQHGITAREGGRFLTLSFGQTKADRMAEIIATCRPQFTVALGDAPNDVEMLQAADYGVIIANPHRAPLPPLKTEAKGRILRTTLSGPEGWNNAVLDLVEQLNI
- a CDS encoding MurR/RpiR family transcriptional regulator, whose product is MSSDTLTISDRIQQKLDDLTRAERQLAHSILENYPISGLGPLTELALDANVSGPTVARMVQKLGFKGYAEFQAELREELRAKVKGPIAKHDTWADSAPSGHILNTFTDAVIDNIRHTLGQIDPHAFDAACGLVGDPAHHLYIVGGRVTHTLAEYLFLHMQVIRPNITHVQSTSNAWPHYLLDVQAGDVFVIFDVRRYENNTLKLAEMAHAQGAKIILFTDQWRSPVHQLANISFSSRIVVPSAWDSAATTLLLTETMISAVQNLRWDSTKGRMEELEAMFDQTKLFRKFT
- a CDS encoding N-formylglutamate amidohydrolase, with protein sequence MPDANGTQMTVVQTINATGASPVVLVCEHASCFIPDALNGLGLSDAAKVSHAAWDPGALGVATQMAKRLDAVLVASCVSRLVYDCNRPPDAPGAMPAKSEVFDVPGNANLSRDDRATRAATYYTPFRTLLAQAVAAKPAPVLVTIHSFTPVYNGAPRAVEIGVLHDFDARLADAMLDTAKAHTDAEVQRNAPYGPVDGVTHTLQVHGTAHGHPNVMIEVRNDLIRTEEQQMQMGDMLAGWLGVACAKVAAEGVACRA
- a CDS encoding TRAP transporter small permease subunit, producing the protein MQSLVRRFIHGVDAVNHRMGRVVMYGIFVLMAILLWSSISKTFFLPSLWTLEMAQFVMVGYYILGGPYSMQMGDHVRMDLLYGGWSDRKKAWVDLFTVLLLVFYLGVMLYGAISSTAYSLGYWKTEPLSYLLGVVTGSEEIGRLEQSSSAWRPYMWPVKVVMVVGLFLMLLQCLSEFCKDVLRLRGHKI
- a CDS encoding TRAP transporter large permease, with protein sequence MSYELIATLMFSTMMLMLMTGQRVFGAIGFVAVVAALLLWGDKGGFDIGFSAAMKLMKWYPLLTLPMFIFMGYVLSESKIADDLYKMFHVWMGGLRGGLAIGTIGLMVLISAMNGLSVAGMAIGATIALPELLKRGYDKRMVTGVVQAGSSLGILVPPSVVLVLYAMIARQPVGQLWLAGVVPGLMMAAMFIAYIAIRCRLNPALGPVLSAEERDMPRHEKLRLLRAGLLPLVIFAVMMFPFVKGWTSLVESSAIGALAAFVAAVLKGRMTREVFENSVRKTLGITCMFMWIILAALAFGAVFDGLGAVKAIEDLFTERLNLSPWMILILMQLSFIIMGTFLDDTAMLVIVAPLYVPLVGALGFDLIWYGILYTITTQIAYMTPPFGYNLFLMRAMAPPEITLRDIYSSITPFVAVMVLALALVMVFPELATWLPNYVYEK
- a CDS encoding TRAP transporter substrate-binding protein; protein product: MTTRRKFIQGAAVAGPAALATPALAQNTITWRMQTYAGPALAAEVIDPAIKMFNQIAGDRMQIELFYADQLVPTGELFQAMQRGTIDAVQSDDDSMASPTEVTVFGGYFPFGSRYSLDVPVLFNQYGLNEIWDEEYSKVGVKHISAGAWDPCHFATKDPINSLADLEGKRIFTFPTAGRFLTRFGVVPVNLPWEDIEVAVQTGELDGIAWSGITEDYTVGWADVTNYFLTNNISGAWAGSFFANMDRWNELPEDLKTLFRVCCDQSHYYRQWWYWGGEANLRVNGDKLQLTTIPDEEWDTVEAAAQEFWEEIAAESDVKRRVVDIFKKYNADMVKAGRPYRYG